In the genome of Malania oleifera isolate guangnan ecotype guangnan chromosome 5, ASM2987363v1, whole genome shotgun sequence, the window AGAAATTATTAGGGTAGGCAGCCTAACCCTGTTATATTTTGGACAACCAATCATATTCCTggattttgaatgattttgaaTCAAAAACTAATCATTCAATTTAAGCTTTCCTAAACTCACTCAAAGTCTTTCAAAATCCAGGGATATGATTCGTTGTCTATAACATATGACATGGTCAAGCTGCTATGCAATATTTTTACTCCATGGAAACTAAGCTTTTGTAAGCTAAACAGGTTCAAGAACGGTATTTGCCTTCTGCTTGACAAAGTCAGGTTTAGGCAGCCAGCTAAATCGCATCTCAAGAAGAGTATGCCCTCTGCTTGACAAAGTCAAGTTTTAGGCAGCTAGCTATCAACTCAGAGTTCCTCCACCAACCATGGAGCCAAACTCTAAATGAACTTAAAGTATGAGTGAGATTGTGAGAATGTGTGTAGATGCTGAAGGAATTTGAAGAGCACAAGACATGGAAGGAAATGAACAAAATTAGTAGAGGAcatatattgtatatattgtgTTTAAAAGGAGAGGGTGAAGCAGATTGATGTCACTAGCCACATGTAGCAAGGACAAGGCACTTGTAACTGATTGATCAGAGCTTGTATAATTGCTACCACTTTACAGTTTTGTAAGAACTCAATTGAAAAATGGAGCAAATTCATGATAAGATGGATGGACTTTACCTTTGCTTCCACATTATCAGCTTCATGGAGCTTTGTGTGCAGAAGTGTATGATTCTCCAAAGATGTTATACAATCCCGTAGGGCAGCAATGGCGGGGAAATATGAAGCCAACTGGGCTTTTAATCCTCCATTTTCACCTTCCAAAGTGCTAACTCTTTCTTTGAGAAGTTCAATCTCCATAGCTTTTAAATTGCTTTTAGCCCGAAGGCTCTCACTCAATTCAGCCTGAAGGCTCTCACTCAATTCAGTAAGCTCATGAATCTTCTCCTCGAGCAACTCTTCGCGGACAGCACAAACCAGCAATTCACCAAAGAATGCCGTAGCCTCATTCTCCCACATTTCAACCTCATTTCTTCCTGTTTCCAGATCAGAACTCAAATTTTCTTCTCTAATTTTAATATTCTCGTGTTCCTTACACAACTTACATAGTTCAGCCATCAATTGCACTTTGGCCTCATAAAGGCACCTATTCTCCTCCTCCTGATGGTAATTGTCTTCGGCTAGTTTGAGAACCTGATTCTCGTGATTTTCTTTCATCACTTTGAGCTCATTATACTCCCCCTTCAGATCATCTATGGTTTTACGCCACTCCTTTTTCTCATTCTGCAAGGTATCGAGCTTCTGTTCTGCTTCCAAAAGCTCCACTTCCTTCTGATGTAACATATCCTTTCCACATAAAATTTCATTATTCAACTGATCACTTATTGATCTCAGTATTTGCAGCTCTTTCACTAACTTTTCTAACGACTCCATGAGATGAAAATTTTCTGTGTTCACTGTTTCCAATTTGCCCTCCAGTAATTTTACTGTCGCCTCAAGGTTGCTGTTGACTCCATGAAGTTTGTCAAGATTTTCACCAAGCTCTTTCTGTTCCAGGGATTTCTCACAAACAAAGTTCATCAATATCAGAGAAAGATTAGTTAAAGAGAATGTTTCACCAAAGAGAACATAGTTTTCCTCTTCGAGAGAATGTTTCTGCTCCTCCAAGTCTAGGTAATCCCTCATCAAGGATCTTTTCTCTTCAAGCACTTTagaattctctctctctaaattttggTACAATCCCTGCAAATCCAAAAACTTCCCACGTAGATCTTCTATTTCAGCTGTTAGCACCTCTTCTTTGTGGTTTCCCTCCCATACTTCCAATCTTAGTTCTTCATTCATCTGCATAAGTTTGTGGGAATCTCTCTGCAACACAGAGAACTGCTCAATGATGATCCTGTACTCCTGATCAATGGTGTTTTTCTTTGTCACCAGATTTGCAGTCTCTAATCTCAGTTGCCCAAGCAGCGTGAATAGAACTGACTTTTCAATGGCCAGCTGCTGAATTTTATCATGGGTTTTAGAAAGAGATTTTTCTGCATCCTCAATTTTGCACAATACACTGTTCAGAAGCAGTCGATCAGACTCATTTTCATCTGCACATTTGAAGTCTGAATCTATGTCAAGTGCCTCGCAAACCCGAGACATTCCAATCCTCAATATTTTTATGCGGTCAAATAAAGATTTCAATTCCACTTCTTGTTCAAGATTCTCATGCTGCAATTCAGAGATTAGTTTCTCCGACAATTTGGATGCTTTCAAGAGTTTCTGATACTCAATTGACAGAGAGACATTCTTTTCTTCCACATCCTGAACACAGTTCTGCAAAATGAAGATCTGAATTTGTGCATTCACCGCTTTATCTCGTTCTTCTTCCAATTCTTTCTTCCTACTCCAACTTTCTTCTTGTAGGAGATGGATTTGAGTTTCCAAGCCAGCCAGCCGGTTTTCACTTGACTGGGTAAACCTTGCACATTCCTGCTTCTCAACATCCAAGGATACTGATAgctctttgagtttttgaaatgcagattctctctctttctcaagaTCAAAATGCTTCACTTCTAATTTTGTAAACCCATTTTCCACGTCTTCCAGTCTTTTCTGAGTGATTTCAAACCGAGAAGCTAAAGAGTCTCTCTCAGTAATAAGGGCAGATTTTTCATTATCAAGCCTTATGCATGAATCTTCTAAGCTCTTCAATTTAGCCTGCAATCCTTCAAGTTCAGCATGAGCATCATAAAGAGAATTCTCCAGAAGGGTATTCTTCTCTGAGAGTTTCTCCAAATTCTCGGTCACAATCTGCAACTGAGATATTACAGTGCCTTTCTCTGCAACGAGAGTCAATTTATCTCCAATAAGTGATTGGCAGGATTCTTCCAATGCCCTAACCTTCTCTCTAACCCCTTCCAGTTCAGCACTCAAATCTGAAAGTGTATTCTCCAAgagtgtatttttctcaaaaacttTTTCCAAGGCTTCCAACTTCTCCAAAAGAACTACTTTCTCACTTCTTTCATTCTGGAAGATTTCCTTTAGCTTTATGTTCTCATCCTGCAATTCCTTCACAGATGACCCAAAGCATCCTGGGTTCAAGCCTACATATTCGACCTGCTCCAACACAACCTGGAGTTTCTTGTTCAACTCATTCAGTTCCTCTTTCAGACAGTAAATTTCTTGTTGAAGAGCATTTCTTTGATCAACCCGGAGTTCAACCTCCTCCTCAAGATGTTTTCTTGTCTCCCTTAATCCAAGGATCTCATTTtgcatattttttattgaaagagCCGAGGATAAATTGTGTTCATTCAGGCTCCTGTTCTCCTCCTTGAACTTCTGGACTTCATCCTGTAAACTCTGATTATGAGACTGCATGTCCTTCAAAATTTGAGCCCCATTCTGAAGTTCTGCAACCAGAGTTCTTAGTTCTTCTTGGGATCGAGAATGGATATGCTGCAGAGCTTGGAAGGCAGTTTCAGCCTCCATGAATCTCAAATGCTCTTCTTGCAGGCAAGTCCAAAGTCTCCCCAGCTCCTTATGCTTCTCTGTAAGTTCTTGACCTTGAGTCCCCATTTTCAGCACCATAGACTCCACTTCAGAATGCAGGGATTGATTTGATATCTCCAAGAGTTGACACCTGTCTTCAGCACCCTTTAACTTTGCAATTCCATCATCAATCTCACCTTTAAGCCTCTGGGCCTCCTCTTGCACAAAAGAGATTTTAAGCTCTAGACAAGATATTTTCTCCAAGTACTGCTGGCACTTAAGTGCAGCAGCATCCTTCTCTTCAGTTAACACGGCAAGTGCTTGCTTCAGGTTTTCAACTTTGCTTTCAGCTTTATCAGCTCGCTTGATAATCCTTGCAGCCTCCTCCTCAGCATGCAATAGCTTGTTCTCCAGCTTGGATATCATCCCCAAAGACTGTCCGTACTGTAGGAGGAATGCATCTTTTTCACCCTCTAATTTAGAAAGTTCATGCTTCAAGGCTTGGGCTTCAATTTCGGCTTTACTAGCCCGCTCATTAAGTTCTCCAGCATTTTCTTGGGCGCAGGAGACACTATTCTCAAGATTACATATCCTGTCCAAACATTCATGGTACTGCAGAAGACTAGCTTCTCTTTCAGCCTCTAGCTTGGTGAGAGCTTCCTTCAAAGCCTGAACTTCAGCTTCGGCTTTGCTAGCTCGTTCACTGAGTCCCTTGGAATCCTCTTTTGCCTGGGAGACTTCCAACTCTAGATTAGACAGCTTCTCCAGGCTCTGCTGATAACAAGCAAGGCTAGCATCCTTCTCAGCTTCTAATCTAGCGAGGGATTCCTTTAAAGTCTGAATTTCTTCATCTGATTTACACACAGTCTCAGATGCAGAAAGGACTTGAGCCTTAGGGTAATGGTTGTCGCTGTTTTGAACACTTTGCTCTTTCTCCTCTGCCTCTTGAAAATTAAGGCCTTTTCTCACCCTGCCTTCAGCAAACTTTGCATGGTTGGGTGCCGCTTCTCCAGATCCAAACATATCACTAAGCTGTTTCAAACCCTTTCTGCTTGTAACAGAATCAGACTCCCCAGTAAAAGCATCATTCCATTTGGCAGCATGGAAATTGGATGAAGAAAGTCCTGAAGTATCCTTTTGCGACTCATCAAGGTCAAACAACAAACGTATAGGTCCTTGCATCTCATGTGTTCGGGGATCAACCTCAGTGGAATAACTAGCTGGAGAATCATCAGCCAGTACCAAGGGGGCTTGATTGGGGAATGCTTTTGCAATAGTCTGGTGGGCCTGGTGGAGTTCCCCAGTTGCATGATCATATCTTTCGGCCAAAGCACGGTATGCTCGATAAAACTCTTCAACCAATTTCATAAGCTCAGGACGCTTCTTGTAATACATCTCTGCTCTCCTCGCAAAGGAATCTGCATCTTCTTCAATGAGCTTGATCATTGCTTTGACTTTAGAATCCATATCTACAAAACAGATTTGAaaactccattatacacacaagCAGAGACAGAGCTAGAAAGAAATGATACAAATAAGGCACTGTAAAAAATAAAAGTAGGAAGATGCAAAAAGTGAATATTCTGTGCTTATATTGAGAAACAGTCAGGCTTTTACTAATGTCAATAGACTATAAAACCTGAAGAGCCAGGTAATTCCATGCTGACAGAAATTTCTTAAATTTCACCAATCATGCCTAGAAAGCATCAAGAATCAAACTGTAGAATAATAATCAGTTGAACACTTGATTCAATCATCTACATCATTAATTTACAAAAGATCTTATTATTGAATAAAAAATGAAGGTTTTGTGCCATACAGGATATAAAAGTAATCTGGATCAATTAGATCAAGAAGAATATTTCAGGGGGAGAATCATAATATCAATAGCATCCGCATCATTGGGTTACTTAGGTAAAGCTTTTTAGCTTAAATTAATCCGAATTTTCAAagagtttatgtttttttttctttttttcacctTGTCGTTTTAGAGTCAAAGATAACTTTACTAAGGCACATGTTACCCTGGACCCAGGTTACTTGGTCACCCAGCTTACCCACGACAATATAATTGCAAATTTGTAATCAACCCTTATTTTGGTTCCCAAGCTGTCCTGCGTCAGCGCTTCTCAACTTCCTTATAGTGTACAGAAACTCAACTACGACGATTCTACTATGACTAGACCCACAGCCGAAAACTCTGCTACACCAGGCAGATTGCTGGCCACACCTCAGCCAACAATCATCTAATTCCCATGCAAGGAGGGGTGAATGTTCAAAACCAAAAATCAGACCTTCTCTTTTGGATTGATTTTCCATTTAACTTTTCATTTTATATCTTTTACTCTCTATTTCATCAAGTTTTGGTTTCAGTTCTGATTTATCAGTTAAACTGAAcccaaaagaattgaaaattagaTGTATACAagtatttaaatataaatatttatgtgttatattaaatatattatatagtaacaactaaaaaagttatttttaattGTGAAGTGTGCATAGTCAGCACACATGAAAAATTCACTTTCGTATAGGCTATAAGTTGAAGTCGGAAGAGTATTTATACGGTCAAAGGGGGAAGCCCCCATCCTAAATTCCAAAGTACGAAGAGGCACACCCCTTCTCCTTCCCATGCTAGTTGTGGAGGAACATTCCCACTTATTCCAGGAATTAAGGAGGCAGGGACTTCCCACCAATCCATTTAAATACGACCCGCCCACCCACCTATCCACCCCCCAAAAAGTATCCTTCATCTGTTGAGCAAGGCCCTTATCTTGGGCCATAGGCTCTTAAGTAAAATTGTTGTAGTTGGCCCTAGAGAAAGAAACCATCATTGCAGTGGGCTCAAACTAGTTAAGGTATTTCTTCTGTGAGGCTTTAATTAAGGCTTCCAATGGCCTAGAATTGATGGGCTTCAAATTTGGAGCACATAATTTAATATAAACTGAATCAAACCATATTTTGAGCACATGCCAGTTTACTAAATCTTATTTGGTTCACAATCAACTAATCAATtagaaaaccaaattaatttaGTTCAGTTTTGATTTTTGCCAGAGCCAAACTGAAAATAACCAAGTTTAGCCCTTCACATAGTAACTAAGGATCTCAAATTCTTTCACTTAAGGAAATTCAATTTACAACACAAATTGCTGTataatctatattcttgctacaACTCAAAGTTCATgattataaaatgaaaaaaaaaaaaaaacagagaaaaaaaTCAACTAGCTCCCAGCTTTGACTCAACAGATAGCTTATCTCCTCTTGTATGTTAATCAGCATACCATGAATATTGATACACCGCCACCTTTTATCAAGAATCAAATCCATGACCTTTATCCACTGCAATTATCGTACCAATTATTCTGTGCTGTAATGAAAAGGCATATTTGAGAATGCAAACATATTAACTACAAACTTTCCACCAATTatcaataatttttaaacaataTTTATCTTTTATTACAGTGATTGGCAGTGAATTGAGTCTATACTGTTATTTTTCTAGGAGGAGTTTCGATGACAGAGACAATGgcatgggagccttgtgcactgggtgtTACATTATAGTTATGCTTAGATCTTCATGACATTTGTCAGTATGaactaatcttttaattttatgaaataaattagCGGGTACCATGTTGCACTGCTAATCAGATGAATCATGGCGTTTAATTTTCACACAATGTCAATACATTAGAACCGCCCACCTGTTCAGATTCCCACAATTGCAAAACTGCCTAGATGAGCGTAGAATAGGAATTTTTGTATTCTACATCCACGCATTCTGtcttaacaaaatattcattaCCACATGTGAACAATAAAAATCAAAGATTTTTGTAATGATAACCATTATCCGAAAAAAGTGTGTGTATTTTTGTGTGTCATCTTTGCTATTATATAATTCGAATTGCAGCGCCTACATTTTAAGCACTTGGAATGTTAGAGTATATGTTTGCATATATCAAAAGTTGGTAGAATGTCAATAAGGTATGGATGGTAAAAGCTACAAAAAATGCTAAGTTAAAATCTCAAAATAGAATATAGCTTGACAACAAAAGGAAAGTTGAACATTCCGTGTTTCTCATGGTTCTGAACAAGCATATAATACTGTGTAGAATAAGGAAAAAGAACTGTTTAAAGAAAGTGCTTAAGCAGAACTTAACGAGGGAATAGCAAGTGCAAATGCAAACTTAGAAGAATTGGGCTAGCCATCACCATTTTAAGGTATCATCAATGTAACTGAACCATTCAATTCACTTCAACAGAATTTTGAAACTTGGCTGATGTAAAGCCTGCTACTCAACTACAGTAATTCACACTACGCCTCTTCAAAAATTTCGACAGATGATTGCAAATATTCTGATCTCAGCACCGATACTTCATTTATCAAACAAAGCAAACCAATATCCAAATTAAGGAAGACGGAAAAAGCAATACCTGTCAAATTCTCTTGAAGCCATCTAGAATTTTTGGGGCTTATGTGACTACTCCACCACCAAGAATACATGCGCTTAGACTCCGAATGGGATAAGGTCGCCATGGCTCTGGCTGAGAACACCTCAGAAGCCCAATCCGCAGAAGAATAACAAAAAAGCCACGTTACAGAGCCAACAAAGAACCGGATGGATGTGACTTAAAACTTAAACCAACCAACTCAATTTCAAAGACAAGGGGAGCTCTGTATCTCTAAATCTTTGTACCTAGCTACCAAAATCAACAAAGTAAATGCAATAATTTAGTTTCAAATGAATAATTACTGCTGAATGAATGAAACAAGGTTCCAAAGATGGATAAAAAATGGAATGCAAGGTACCTGAGTACCAGAAACAAAGTTCAAAGAATCATGTAAGGCAAGCAACTTGTATCTTAAAAAGCCGGTCAAGGCTCTGACCAAAAATACCGTATCATAAAAGAAGGATCAGATCAAATTATCGGAAATTCTTAGACATAGCAAACCCACATATTTATAGGTATCTCAATCAACCATAAACTCAACCGCAGACCCATGCAAAAGGTCCAATTTACATATTCTTCCAAAAACAACCAATTCGACCcagaaaaacaaatttaaaattcaaagaaaaaagtCTCAAAATTCACAGAAACAACACCATCACACCAATAACAACCCCATGATTTATTCCATAACAGGAACCAGCGAAGAAAGCATAGAGTTAGGAACGCAGTCACTAAGAACCCTCAAAAAAAAGTCCAGAACAAGTAAATCTATAATAGAAGGAACCCCAATGCACGCTAATTTACATGGTGTAGAAGGAACTGAAATTCAACAAGGAAGAATCCGTAGAACCGACACCAAGAGTTGAACAAAATTTACCAGATactatcaaaacgggatatgcgTTTTGATTTGCAGCTGCGACTGACGAACGATCAACAGCTGCTCTTTCTTCCATCTCATCCCATTGTTTGCTAGATCGATCCTCTCCCTCTCTATTCGCTCTCCTCTGCTTTTGCTCTGTGTTTCGTGCTGTGTAAGAGCGCTGGAGGAACTGTGAAACAGAAAAAGTGAACAAAAGAAAAGTAGAGGGCAGGGGGAAacacataaataataaataaataaacaaaaaaaaaaaaaggaagtaaaGAACTGAGATGGAATTGATTCCATCTAAAATTTTGCGAGTAactatttccaaaaatataaagtGGAAATAAGAACGTTGGCTGTGGTGTGAAATGACCAGACTACCCTTGTTCCGTGGCTATGATTTCAAAGCTGTCCTTTTTAGGGGTTTTGCGCATGTTTTAGAGATAAGAGAGTACTCAATGTCATGCTTATGGTCAAGCCAAGGTGCCCTTTTGGTAATTTGGAGTAAAATATGCCTCTCCATTATTTATGGGCCATCAACATTGACTCATCATGCTCAACCCTAATTTCAAGATCATCCACCTTAGTACTCAATCCTTTTTTAGGGCTCCATTCCCtcattttaaattatatattttttaacccAAACAAAAAATTAATCATTTCTATCCAATTAAATTAGTCTTACCGAAAACTCAACCATAAACCATATTATAAATTTGtatatattcataattaataagaGTTATTAAGATAATCTTTTTAAGATGGCCAATAAATAGATCCAACcgtgttatatatatacacacacatacgtATGTTTGTATGTATTAGTTGTTGTCATATATAATATGTGTGcactttttaatatttttttggaagATAACGAGAATTGAGGAGATAAAGGGGTGttaaaaagattttattttttaaattataactGGGGTAAGTTTTTTCAAATTAGTTTCACAAATCGTATCTAGTACAAGCACAACACTACAAAGCAATCTTCTATAGCGACTAGAAATGAGATGCAGATTCACCACTCTAAAGAAGTTATCTCATTGGAAAAGCTACCAATCATCAATGCAAACTATATGGAGTTAAACCTAAAATGAAATGCCACATTCTTTTCTATTGCCCAGCTACGACACAGGTGATAAATAGAGTATGCTTAGTACCTAATGTCTTGAGACAATTCAGCAATTGGAACCAAGTCTTAGAACGACTAGCTTTCCTAAATGACACTCCAACTGAAGCAACAACATTAGACGTCAAACTTTGCTTTTTATCactcttgaaaagttaataattaGCTCATATTTAAGAAAATCAACTTTTACATTAAACTCATTATTCAAAAATGTGCGTTGAGATGTGAGAAAGTTAAGCGAAGAAAGCTCAAGATTCTCTTTGTTGTTTCCATGACTAGAAAGTTCTATTCTCTTGGTAATGAAAGTTGCTTCTTTTAGTATAATTACTTATGGACCCACAAAATATAAATCAAGATAACTTGTAAGATGTGGTGTATTTTTACTAAGAAAAAGAAATATGCAAGTTGAGAACTCCTCCCTCTTTTAATAATTAAtagagtgtgtgtgtgtacataaaACAAACACATATTATTCATGGAAGATTGATTTTCATGTCTTCAATTATCTTGGCTTACTTTAAAAATTCTAAATTGTCTTGTAACTACTTAAttattgattttaaaataaaaagccATTAAGgctaaaatctatatatattcaCTGATAAGGCCCTATGATTTTATCATAGAGAAATTGGAAATTTTTAAGAAGggaaaataataagagaaaataCGATATGATCACTTCGAGGGGATCAGCCTCCAAATTAGTCAAAGGCTTTAGATTATGTATTGCTTGGATGGAAAGGTTTCATAGGGTACAATATATATAGGGTAGGGAAACTTACTAGGAGTATAAAATATCtcaatccaagtccttaatggactcaatCCCAATTGAATTGGGAATtctaacacattaaataaaaatcccaatGATAAATAATCCTAGCATTAAATAGAATTCTTAAGgaatcataatatattaattagaaatcccaattggtTTGGAAATCCTATCATTAAATAGAAAatccaattgatttgggaataaTAACATTCTCACCTCCTTCAAATCAGCCTTTGCCTCCTTCAAATCAACCTTGTCCTCAAGGCTAAGCAGCAATGAACTCTAGGAATCTCTCCTCCAAGGATTGATAAATTTCTCAAGTTGCATCTTTAGATGGTATGTGAGACTAGTGAGCTAAAACTTCTATGATGCCTCAACTTCTACGTTTGACCATTTGACAATCCAAAATTGTTTGTGGTTGCACTTGAATCTCACTTGTAAGTGCAACATTAGGCAAGTGGTGTTGCACAATAACTTGCtcccttaatttatttttaaggTAAGAGACATAAAAATTGGATATACCTTAGAACTAGTTGATAAGTCAAAATGATAAGCAACAAGACCTGCATATTTTAGGATCTTATAAGACCCATATAATTAAGGAGGCAACTTCATTAAAGAATGAACAATCCCAGATATTTATCTACAAGGTTGTAGCCTGAGAAATACCTAATCTCCAATTGAGAATTCCCTTTCATTCTGGTGCTTATCAACTTGTTGTTTCATACGAGCTTGAGTTGTAACAAGATTTTCCTTGAGGAGCTGAAGCACTTTGTCTTGATTATGCAACTCCTTATCAATTTAATCAACTCTAGATGATCCAATTGAATACATAGCAAAATAGGAGAATCTTGACCATAAACAACCTCGAATGGGATCAACTTTGTTGATCCTATGAGTCattcccaattttgataatgacaaatactctggtatttaatggttatcaagtttgtgtgcaggtttttATTGGTaagttcatataatggcatgcgacAACCTAAAAAGAAGTGAAGACCCTgcatattcattatttattttaatatattttgggtatgtaataatttcatttcaaaggtctgtaataatcactgcatatcataCACGTAAGATCTGTAAGCTCAGAAAttccgtagattgaccatagggaccaaatgaccttagggcactctTTGGTAGACCGACGtaaggtttttgggcgtacttgaaaaagaccctaggttcctacacattgcgCACAAAGTCCCCAAATTCACTtaaaatatcaggggaattaattgaggAAAAATtagacttaaaatgaaaattactATGagaggtcagacgactgaaccccaggtgttcaaaacgcTTCGAGTGCTCGGGCTGAGAAGTCAGTGGGTTTACTTGGTTTCAGG includes:
- the LOC131155416 gene encoding protein NETWORKED 1D, with product MATLSHSESKRMYSWWWSSHISPKNSRWLQENLTDMDSKVKAMIKLIEEDADSFARRAEMYYKKRPELMKLVEEFYRAYRALAERYDHATGELHQAHQTIAKAFPNQAPLVLADDSPASYSTEVDPRTHEMQGPIRLLFDLDESQKDTSGLSSSNFHAAKWNDAFTGESDSVTSRKGLKQLSDMFGSGEAAPNHAKFAEGRVRKGLNFQEAEEKEQSVQNSDNHYPKAQVLSASETVCKSDEEIQTLKESLARLEAEKDASLACYQQSLEKLSNLELEVSQAKEDSKGLSERASKAEAEVQALKEALTKLEAEREASLLQYHECLDRICNLENSVSCAQENAGELNERASKAEIEAQALKHELSKLEGEKDAFLLQYGQSLGMISKLENKLLHAEEEAARIIKRADKAESKVENLKQALAVLTEEKDAAALKCQQYLEKISCLELKISFVQEEAQRLKGEIDDGIAKLKGAEDRCQLLEISNQSLHSEVESMVLKMGTQGQELTEKHKELGRLWTCLQEEHLRFMEAETAFQALQHIHSRSQEELRTLVAELQNGAQILKDMQSHNQSLQDEVQKFKEENRSLNEHNLSSALSIKNMQNEILGLRETRKHLEEEVELRVDQRNALQQEIYCLKEELNELNKKLQVVLEQVEYVGLNPGCFGSSVKELQDENIKLKEIFQNERSEKVVLLEKLEALEKVFEKNTLLENTLSDLSAELEGVREKVRALEESCQSLIGDKLTLVAEKGTVISQLQIVTENLEKLSEKNTLLENSLYDAHAELEGLQAKLKSLEDSCIRLDNEKSALITERDSLASRFEITQKRLEDVENGFTKLEVKHFDLEKERESAFQKLKELSVSLDVEKQECARFTQSSENRLAGLETQIHLLQEESWSRKKELEEERDKAVNAQIQIFILQNCVQDVEEKNVSLSIEYQKLLKASKLSEKLISELQHENLEQEVELKSLFDRIKILRIGMSRVCEALDIDSDFKCADENESDRLLLNSVLCKIEDAEKSLSKTHDKIQQLAIEKSVLFTLLGQLRLETANLVTKKNTIDQEYRIIIEQFSVLQRDSHKLMQMNEELRLEVWEGNHKEEVLTAEIEDLRGKFLDLQGLYQNLERENSKVLEEKRSLMRDYLDLEEQKHSLEEENYVLFGETFSLTNLSLILMNFVCEKSLEQKELGENLDKLHGVNSNLEATVKLLEGKLETVNTENFHLMESLEKLVKELQILRSISDQLNNEILCGKDMLHQKEVELLEAEQKLDTLQNEKKEWRKTIDDLKGEYNELKVMKENHENQVLKLAEDNYHQEEENRCLYEAKVQLMAELCKLCKEHENIKIREENLSSDLETGRNEVEMWENEATAFFGELLVCAVREELLEEKIHELTELSESLQAELSESLRAKSNLKAMEIELLKERVSTLEGENGGLKAQLASYFPAIAALRDCITSLENHTLLHTKLHEADNVEAKDAEPSHLHPETSQKLSEDQIAMVPAGFRDLQELQSRIIAIEKELVEMERQALQENINANVEIEAGMRQIEELKSESCFSQENIQTSRSSNDLKLPKPMPVICNAENELLTKDIMLDEVSECSSYRRQERENVDQLVVFWETTGQDNSIDLTLVKGKRTVTAATGCHQIEEVGEHKNEHPFNGTVIEKELGVDKLEISKRFTGQPHQEGNERKILERLASDVQKLTNLQITVQDLKRKVDITENNRRGKGVEYNTVKEQLKEAEASIQKLFDVNSKLMKNIEDNLSPPRGKSAMESDENGGRVSRRRISEQARRGSEKIGQLQLELQKIQFVLLKLDDERERKARTRIHERKTRVILRDYLYGGIRTTYRRRRAPLCACVQPPTTGD